The genomic stretch CCTTGCGGCCTTCGCCGCCCGCACGCCCGAGCGCACCGGCGTCTACTCGTTCGAGCAGACCGTTCCCGCGAAACTACCGGCCGCCTTCGAGAAACGGTTTCGGGCCGAGCGCGCCGCGTGGGATTTCTTTCGATCGCAATCCCCCGGATACCGTCGCGCCGCCGTCTTCTGGGTGCTCGGCGCAAAACGCGAGGCCACGCGCGAGAAACGCCTCGCGCAATTGATCGACGACTCCGCTCACGCACGCCGTCTCGCCCACCTCGCACGGTGATGCCGTGCGATCGCCCTCCCCTGTTCCGCCCCCTGACTCGTATCCAAAATACATGACACGCTTTCGCCACGCTCTCTTCGCCCTCTCCATTCTCGCCGTCGCGACCGCGGCGAGCCCCTCGTCGACCGCACAACCCATCGATCGCGCGGCGCTGGTCGCACGCCACAACCCCACGCTCGCCGCGCCCGACGTCGATGCGCCGCTCACGGTCGGCAACGGCGGTTTCGCCTTCACGGCGGACGTGACCGGCCTGCAGACGTTTTCGGCGCTGCACCAACGCGAGGGCGTGCCGACCGAGACGCAGGCGCGCTGGGCCTGGATCCACGACGAGAACACCGAGGGCTACACGCTGGCCGACGCGAGCCGCGACTTCATGCAGGCCGACGGGCGCGCCGCGCCCTACCCCACGCGATCGAGCACGCCTGCGGGCGACTGGTTGCGCAAGAACCCCCGCACCATGCCGATCGGTCAGCTCGAGTTGATCGTGGACAAGGCCGACGGTTCGCCTCTGGCACCAGCCGACCTCGCCGATGTTCGTCAGTCGCTCGACATGTGGCACGGGGTGATCTCGTCCGCCTACTCGATCGAAGGAAAGCCCGTGAACGTCACGACCGTCGCGCATCCCGAGCAAGATGCCGTCGCCGTCCGCATCGAGTCTCCGCTCGCCGCCGAAGGGCGGATGCGCGTGCGTCTGTCGTTCCCGCGTGGATACGACATCGACGTGAAGAACACGCCGGGCTTCGACTGGTCGCAGCCGGACTCCCACACGTCCGCACTCGCGCCGCTGCGCAGCGGTCGCGCACGGATCAGCCGCGAGCGTCTCGACCTGCGTTACGAAGTCGGTGTGCGCTGGTCCGGCCGCGGGGCTGCCGCGGAGCGTTTCCGCGTCGACGACGTGCCACACACCTTCGTCCTGTCGCCCGCGAAGGACGACGCCGCGCTGGAGTTCACCGTGAGTTTCGCCCGCGGAGCCGAGGTCGACCCGGCGCTGCCCACGTTTGCCGAAACGCTCGCCGCGAGTCGTTCCCACTGGTCGGCCTTCTGGGCGAAGGGCGGCGTGCTCGATCTCTCCGGCAGCACCGATCCGCGCGCGCACGAACTCGAGCGCCGCGTCGTCCTCTCGCAATACCTCACGGCCGTGCAGATGGTCGGCGAAGTGCCTCCCCAAGAGTCCGGCCTCACGTGCAGCACGTGGTACGGCAAGCACCACACGGAGATGATTTGGTGGCACGTCGCGCACTTCGCGCTCTGGGGACATCCGGAGTTCGTCGCCAACGCCCTCGAGTGGTACCGCGATCACCTCCCGGCCGCCCGCACGTTGGCCGAGAGCCGCGGACTCCGAGGCGCCCGCTGGTCGAAGATGACCGGCCCGGGCGGACGCGAAAGTCCCGGCGGCAATCCCCTGATCATTTGGAATCAACCCCACCCGGTCTATCTCGCCGAGTTGATCCACCGCACCTCGCCCACGTCCGCCACGCTCGATGCTTGGCGCGAACTCGTCTTCGAAACCGCCGAGTGCATGGCCACGATGGCCCACTTCGACGAAGCCCGCGGGACCTACGTGCTCGGTCCGCCGCTGTGGATCGCGCAAGAGATCTACGATCAGGCCACGAGCCAGAATCCGTCGTTCGAACTCGCCTACTGGAGTTGGGCGCTCGAGGTCGCGCAGCAGTGGCGCCTCCGCCTCGGCATAGAGCGCGAGCCCCGCTGGGATCACGTCATCGCGCACCTCTCGCCCGTGCCCGAAAAGGACGGTCTCTACGTCGCCCTCGAGTCACATCCCGACACGTGGGACAACATGGACAGCCGCCACGACCACCCGACCATGCTCGCTCCGCTTGGTCTGTTGCCGGGCGGCTCCGTCGAAGTCGCCAAGATGCACGCCACGCTCGACGCCGTCCTCGAGCGTTGGGACTGGGAAACGAAGATTTGGGGCTGGGACTACCCCATGATCGCGATGACCGCTGCTCGTCTCGGTCGCCCCGAGGACGCGGTCGCCGTGCTTCTGCACAGCGGTCCGAACAACGCCTACCTCCCGAGCGGTCACGTCCCGCAACGAAGCGACGAAGCCCGTCCCGCCGGCGCGATTCCCGAAGGCCAACGCCGTCGCGAGATCGCCACCTACTTGCCGGCCAACGGTTCCCTCCTCGCCGCCGTGGCCGTCATGGCCGCAGGTTGGGATGGCGCCTCGGGCGACCACCCCGGCTTCCCCAAGGACGACGCCTGGAAGGTCCGTTCCGAAGGCATCCGACCGCTGCCGTGATCAGGTGCGCGGCGTGAGATTGCACGCCGACGCGTTTCCCGGGAAAAGCGTCCCGCGCACAGTCGTGTCGCCAGACCGTTCTCCTCATGAAACCTCCCTGCCGCCTGCTGCCCCTCGCCCTCCTGCTCGTGACCACCTCCTCCACCCCGGCCGCCGTCGACTCGCCCGATCCCGCGTGGACCGAGATCGACGCCCGCCCGACGCCGGCTTGGTGGACGGAGGCGCGCTTCGGCCTCTTCATCCACTGGGGGCCGTACTCCGTGCCGGCGTTCGCCGCCAAGGGCGAATACGCCGAGTGGTACTGGCGGGCACTTCGTGATCCGCGCCGACCGGATCACGCGACCGTGCAGGCCTTTCACCGCGAGACCTACGGCCCCGACTTCGACTACCCCGAGTTTGCGGCGCAATTCACCGCGCAATTCTTCGACCCGGACGCGTGGGCGCGTCTGTTCGTCCGTTCCGGCGCGCGTTACGTGGTGTTGACCTCGAAACACCACGACGGCTTCGCCCTCTGGCCGAGCGCCGACGCTTCGCGCACGTGGGGCCGGCCTTGGAACTCCGTCGAGATGGGCCCGCGTCGCGACTTGCTCGGCGAACTCGCCTCCTCGACTCGCGCCGCCGGCCTGAAGTTCGGCATCTATTTCTCGCTCTACGAGTGGTACCACCCGCTCTACCTCGCGGACCCGCAGCGCTTCGTCGCCGAGCACATGGTCCCGCAGTTCAAGGACGTGATCACGCGTTACGCGCCGTCGGTCGTGTTCTCCGACGGCGAATGGGAACACCCCTCCGCCACCTGGCGCTCGCCGGAGTTGCTCCAGTGGCTCTTCGCGGAATCGCCCGCCGGGCACGACGTGGTCGTCAACGACCGTTGGGGTCGCGAGACGCGCCACCGTCACGGCGGCTACTTCACGACCGAATACGGCTCCGGCCTACCCGACGCCACCCATCCGTGGGAAGAGAATCGCGGCATGGGCCACTCCTACGGCTACAACCGCATCGAGGATCTCGCCGACTACACGAGCGGCCGCGAGTTCGTCCTCATGCTCGCCGACATCGCGAGCCGCGGAGGCAATTTCCTCCTCAACATCGGACCCACCGCCGACGGTCGCATCCCGGTGATCATGCAACAGCGGTTGCACGAGATCGGCGACTGGCTCGCGATCAACGGCGAGGCGATCCACGGCACGTCGACCTGGACCCGTACCGCCCAATGGAGCGAAGGCACCGTGCGCGAACCGGAACGCGGGCAATACAAGTCCGGCTACGACATCCTGAAACTCACCGTCGCACCCGATCCCGGCCAAGCGGTGAAGGAAGTGTTGTTCACCCGCCGCGCCGACGACCTCTACGCGATCTGTCCTGTGCTTCCGCCGGACGAGCTGCGCCTGCGCGACGTCCGCGTGCCCGCGTCCACGACGGTGACGCTTCTCGGTCGTCCCGATCCCGTCGCCTGGCGTGCGGACGGAGCCGACGTGGTGTTGTCCCTTCCGACGCTCGATCTCGCCCGCGAAGGCGGACGCGCCGCCTACGTGTTCAAACTCGCCGGCGCCCTCCGCGCCTCCGAGTAGCGGGCGACGTCGCGCTCAATTCAGCCGGCTCCGCACGACCGTCATCCCTTCGTGCCACGGCGCGAAGACCGGGTCTGCGAGCCACGCGTCGAGTTGCGTGCGCGTGGCCTCGATCTGCGCGGCCACGTCTTCCGCGGTCTGCGTTTCGATCGCGGTGAACAAGCGCGGCAACCCCGGCGGCCCGAGACGCGGAAACTGCGCCACGAACTGCGCTCGCTCGCCCGCGAGCACGTCTGCGCGCAGGAAGTAGGCTTCGAGCGCGAGGCGTTGCTCCGGCACTCGCACGTCGGCCCGTGCGAAGACCGCCGCC from Opitutales bacterium ASA1 encodes the following:
- a CDS encoding alpha-L-fucosidase, with amino-acid sequence MKPPCRLLPLALLLVTTSSTPAAVDSPDPAWTEIDARPTPAWWTEARFGLFIHWGPYSVPAFAAKGEYAEWYWRALRDPRRPDHATVQAFHRETYGPDFDYPEFAAQFTAQFFDPDAWARLFVRSGARYVVLTSKHHDGFALWPSADASRTWGRPWNSVEMGPRRDLLGELASSTRAAGLKFGIYFSLYEWYHPLYLADPQRFVAEHMVPQFKDVITRYAPSVVFSDGEWEHPSATWRSPELLQWLFAESPAGHDVVVNDRWGRETRHRHGGYFTTEYGSGLPDATHPWEENRGMGHSYGYNRIEDLADYTSGREFVLMLADIASRGGNFLLNIGPTADGRIPVIMQQRLHEIGDWLAINGEAIHGTSTWTRTAQWSEGTVREPERGQYKSGYDILKLTVAPDPGQAVKEVLFTRRADDLYAICPVLPPDELRLRDVRVPASTTVTLLGRPDPVAWRADGADVVLSLPTLDLAREGGRAAYVFKLAGALRASE